DNA from Thunnus thynnus chromosome 2, fThuThy2.1, whole genome shotgun sequence:
ccaaatcaggcggtgcagtGTTTAGCAGCAGGgttgagcagaggtgtgtgtggggggggtgtgAGCGTGTTTATTTGTCCTATGaaacgtaaccgctgtgaaacaatcagaaaataatgttttatccatctgattcaccggctttctcactaccagcgctccctctcttcattcgctctctagctcgctcgaccactgctgctctctctctctctctcacttacacacatacacacacactctcgctggtgctctctttctttctcttttgtctctcttgctcgctctctatctctctctctctctctctctctctctcacacacacacaatctcgctggtgctctctctttctcttctctctctctctctctctctctctttctctctcgtcttttttaaaatgagtcgggaagcagGCAGCAAAgcctaattttatttttaacgtTAGTTGTCGTTaggaagttgtcagtctggcagtaaacgTTCGGTTCAGACTACgatgtgtcagttaataaatgctgcagcttgtcaagaccaagaaaagtcacatctgttgtttccccaccAGGCTGAACCACTCAGCCTAGAGGAAACGCTGTAGCTGATCaatgttttgcacattttctgaTTGCAAAATTATTTTACTATTGGGATTCATCTGTGGACTCATCACTCTTCACTTTTTCCCAGAACCAAAACTATTTTAGTTCaagatgatataaaacagaggagagctacaaatcctcacattagaTGAGCCGGAACCaggaaatgttgcattttattcttgataaatgacttaaaaacgattaatcaattatcacaaTTGTAGTTCtgttattgattcatttaattGTTTCAACACTAAATAATTATGATAAGTTTTAAATATGATAATTTAGACACAGCTGTCTAAGTCATAGTTTATGTGACAGTAGAGTGAAAACTGATGTAGGTCACGTGAATATTTGGtctttttgcagaaaaaaagcaaaaaaaataatagacTACATTCTTTACTATTTTTTCCCGTACAGTTAATGACTATATGTCAAACTTTACCCTCCTTTTTACTTTAAAGTAGGAATACCTCATCGAAAAAATACCcaattacatgtaaaagtcctgcattcaaaatctcaTTCAACATtgtagtacttgagtaaatgtacttagttaccagtggtggaaagtaactaagtacatttactcaagtactgtactgaagtacagttttgaggtacttgtactttacttgagtatttccatgtgatgctactttctacatttcagagggaaatattgttctttctactccactacatttatttgacagctttagttacttttcagatgaagatttgacacaatggataatataacaagcttttaaaatacaacacattgttaaagatgaaaccagtggtttacaacctttttggcttttgacgtcttacaaaaagcagtgtgtagtcggggtcacatttcacatgtctatgagttgttaacagctccaccaaatagtgatttttccctctaaacttctcacatgctttcatttcaataaatgttcaaatgatgcaacatttcaccaaaaatcaaagattagagaaaaattccaaaaactgaaaacagatttgtgtatcagaactttgttttttgttcttttcgctcccattaatcatctcaccacccctcagatttatctgctgaccctgttttcacattcatccgctgaaagtggaaagttcctctgtgctcattgaaagtCCATTGTTTAGGGGGAGggcctacaagcaggatttgtgataTCTCAACTAGTTTGGAAACGGAAGCCTCTGGTGCACGTAGGCTGAGAGTGTAGGAGGAGGCATCTTTTGTccagttattaaattaattatatatatattttttaaccttttttgtggaaaaaccacaccAGACatacattattgttccaagcagactAGTTGTATATGTCATAATACATGTATGGAGTAAAGCTGCTGTTACAGTGAACTCATTAGAGAGACCAGACTTAATCATAACTACTGCAGATAAAAATGTGACGGTCTCAGCAGTGTTTACAAAACGTTGGACCAAGCTGAGGCCGAAGGTCAGACTGTTCAACCATGACAGTCTGCTCACTTTGAACTGTCACCACCGTTTAAAAATCATTGAGTTTTACAGCAGGAGAGGCGGGGTCCTGGACGGACAGAGGATAATAAAAGACGCTGCAGGAGAGGACTGACAACACAGAAGGAACACGGGGTAAGTGTGGAAATCTGCAGCCTTCAGACCCTGATGTGATGGAGCTCTACCTCGACCTGTACTCGCAGCCATGCCGCGCCGTCTTCCTGTTCGCCAAAGCGGTCGGGATTCCCTTTGAGTTCAAGTTCGTCAACCTCTCCACAGGTAATCCCACATATATACAGACATAGGGACAGGGATTGGGGATAACTTTAAGGCTTTTGGTTTTGACCGTGCAGGGTGCAGACAGGAGGCAGATAATGTTTTAAAACGTTATAGCTGTAAACTCGTTGGCATTAAATTCACACGGTTCACAATTTActatttcatttagcagattcTGAATCCCTCATGATTAGACATAAttaaaagtcagttttattgGCAACAATATGAGTAAATCCAAGCAGAAAAAACTTAAACTTGGGCTGCACAGATCAGCCTCTAATCTAAACATGCTAAAACTGCAGAGTGGAACTTTTACACAGGCTATAAATGAAGGTATGTTACATTTAAGCCAtcgccaaacgagttcacacaatgctgattaagcctatcaccaccagataCATAACTGTATTTCACAGTGTACAGAGTTTTAAAGTAGGTGTTGGGTTTGATATTCCCATGCTGGCTGGATGGATGCATGCATACTGCTCTATGGGAAGAACATGCACACTAGAGACTTCCGCCAGCCATGtggctaacttccggttagctctctgctaacttgaacggggataaaataattaaattttgcagctcctctagactttccaaatgttatcggaccaaatAGATAAAACTCTGATAGCGAAACAAGTCAGCCTTTGATGTAAGCATgtgtcgacagtgtttttgtaattactctcagtgccagaagggggagacagaaatcctgcactgcaggtttaaaggtgcagtgtgtaggatttagtggcatctagcagtgaggttgcagattacaacAAACTGAACTGAGCTAATATGAACAACATTCAACATTACAGTcagcacatttaaaggggatcttttaatatccagtatgaacaggaggaatgattacagcgtggaaaacctctttcactgttcatacgggtatctgactgttattttaagacacacttgaaaaactgtgaacacgtcctttaagatgcttttgggaaatgAAGCCCTGGGCAATTAATATGTTGGTTGAACaggaaaatagaaaatagtagttcataaattaaaaatgttctaagaaacatttaaactctttgatacaaacttaaataaaaaaatacatgcataGCTTTCTTTTAGTGACGATTTTAGGCTTTTTGTTCACTTTCTGCCTCATCGTAcgagttttatttgtcttttttgagCTCTTAGAGAGGTACAGAGGAGTGAGTTTGATTACAGAGTTGAATGTCCTGCAGTATTTGAACTTGTTACGTAAGCTCCAACCTTAGAAATATGCGTTATTAAATTCCAGccaattttttttcctctacatGTTCACATTCACAAGACTTCCAGACCGAgaaaccctcctcctcctccgccaaGCTATCagtttacattttcacatttcacccAGAAAGCTGACCATAGCCGCTCCCAGTTAACCCCTTAGATAACCGACTTTACAAACAAACAGTGGGTGGGATGTtgagggtcagaggtcaaagcaCCCAGACAAAACATTCCTATGTCTGTGAGGTGATTGAGTATAACAAAGACCCTgctgagaaaagaaaatagacGAGAAGTGTCTGCGAGGAGATAGAAAAGGGAGCACAGAACTCAATcagatacagtattttaatgatTCTGTTTATACGACCAAACCAAGTTgcaagaagttttttttttgtcagttttccaCAGCTGTGtttctcatttgtgtgtgttttgtctcagGGCAACAGTACGGTGAGGAGTTTGGAAAGCTCACCATGATGAGGAAGGTTCCTGTCATGAAGGACGGGAGCTTCGTTCTGACAGAGAGGTACAGAGACGTCCTGACATCTACAGatgatttaaatcatttaaatcatttaaatcatttgtgAAGGTCGAGTCCATCCCTCCAGTTTTTAGACACCAGCAAGGGTTTAAAGTTTCAGTTTAAccaaattataaaaatatactgtattttcacaCATGGGTGGACCTCAGATAGTTGTGGTTTTATCTGCCGCTACAATGGAGATCAGtagattttcagtttgttgtatTAAGAACCGATTTTATACCTCAGtgtgtggctccagagggagctgagAAGTATGATAAGtcgcctcaagtgatgtcatttgAGTCATCatcagttggggctgaagacaagtttgaaaagtaaaataatctgTTGGTGTGGAGTTAGAGAGACGTGatgttaccagacctctgtagctcctgatctctgctggaggctagcagctccatgctacattagccgctacctagcataacacaccccgatctctgactgaactgtcagcagtcgagttgcattgtgggtaacgtAGGTGCCAGGTTAGGCGATATCTCTGGTCCTGCTGCACGATTTAGATCAGTTTCAAGTGTCCATCATAAGTTCAACAATGTTATAGAAGGGTGATGTTAAATGAGTGGAGGATTCTTTAAAAGCGTTGagaagtgacatttaaaaaactcAATATCAGCAGGTTTTTCACAGCCCCCCCCCCATCTGAGAGGTAAACAAACTAAGCTGCAAGCAAATAACATCATGCAAAGTTTTCTCCTTTCCTGATCGTATCTGATTGTTATTGGTATGAATATTTGCACATCACAAGAGAAGGATActtttctgtaaaataaaatataaataatgatgataaattgGGTTTTTGTGGTGGCATGCAGGATTGAAATTATGAGCGTGATCTGGCCCACgctaaaaaactgaatttacaGTCACTGGCTTTTTGAAGAAGTTATAATTCATGGTCAGattttgaaaacaaatcttCAATATTTTAGTCCAAATTCAACAGAACTTTGATGGATTGTGGGACTTCTAGTGTTCAAAAATGATCCTGATTGTCTCATTGAGGCATTAAAGATTagacattaatattttaatatcttcaatcaatataaatatgtgttatttgtgtgttaaaaccaagcggcaacctccagggctgtaaaatgaagccaatgtggaagtgccaaaaactgcagttccttgaatggccactagaggctccaaaagcgagtcaatccccatagacccccatgttaaaatgtccaactttacagcagaaataaacatgtttacagcctggtacaaacaacggttttggtctctgtagctaatttcctctttcatgacaactgtacgggtggtgaattttttaataactcacctgtttaaatgttattaagctgtaaagttatgcataatgaaggacatggctgctttgagtgacaggtccgccagccactaggtggcttgtttcagccattcggcccgcctctttgcccatttttgattggctgggagttaggcagagtcacgcactgccaagatggcgacggccggagcggctcactcatggatgtataataagagctggatagggcgccaccgctcagccttgcagccaatttttcccagtggccacttgcagtattgcagcgaaaaatccccctgcggcccaaaaagcattttcccccgtagaccaccattataaaagagacgcctgtaaaactgttgacaggacgcctcgaactgcaaacaaggtcaattatgattctttctattatgaacttttgatccatagaggttttatgtttgtaaaactttccttgagccgagaaaagcgatttaaaaatccgtgacgtcattacaatgtaaagtctatgggccaagTGGGAGCtcgcgggcggggccagcggggaaAACACTACTGCGTAtgttcagtgggccgcacaacgcggaagcaaacccggaagcttgGCGTATacgccaggcgagcaattcctataggactgaatgggcgccatttttagtccggtatccagctcttataatacatccatgggctCACTTTAAGCTTCAAAACCTTTcgtcagaaaccaacgggtgacgtcatggtaactacatccatatttttatacagtctatggttaaaacatgaaaaatggcACACTAACGGGGTTTGTCAGGTAGCTCCTGTCCTGCTTCACAACGGCAGCGCCTACTGACGTCATCACTTCTTTTACTTCTATACAGTTCATTTAAATGGTACATTGACGATATTTTTTATTGCACATCATAACACAACAATACACAtgattgtgtcatttttgcTGTGATTAAAACTTGATTCATTTTGTTGGCCTCATTAGTTTCGTGCTCTCCTCTCTGCAGCATCGCGATCCTCAAGTACATGGTGCAGAAACACGCGGCGTCGGTGGCGGATCACTGGTATCCAGCTGACCTGCAGCAGCGAGCTCGTGTTAATGAATACCTGTCCTGGCAACACATGGGCCTCAGAGCTCAGGGGTCAAAGGTCTTCCTGCTCAGGGTACGAGTCCCAGATCATCATAATCATGACCTCACCTGATCTATTGTACTCCACTACACACAAAGTTCATTTAGtcagtttttttgttaatttctgtGGCGCCGATACAAAAGAATATAAGATGAGATGCTTTTCAGAAGTTAAAAAATACTGATACTATATAACTTATACTCAAGTATAGaaaagatgattttattttttatgtatttatttatatctcttGTGCCTTTGTGTTTGTCCTTAAAGTGCTGACATTGAAAGATCTTTTAATTGTCTGAAGATATAAAATATACTTGATGATGTGCacacttttatatttatgttttattaattcaCAACAGCATGATAATGACTACCATAATGTCACCTGGTTACAATAATATTGGTTCAGATGTTTGGCACCGttgataaaaatatattttcactaAGGACAGATATACTTAAGGGGAAGGGAAGCAACATAGTGTCGGTGTAATCAGGCAGTTAGTTATCAGTGTTTATTGTGTACAAGCTGGTGTCTTATTTATATGACCCAATATCTCTAATCACATATTTACCTCAGGTGGCTTTACAATCTACAGGATGTAACATCCTCGATCTTTAGACCTTCAGTttgaatgaggaaaaactcccccgAGTAACCTTTAAAGGATTTTGCTGGcgatttcctgtttttcctttttgtcaacaaatctcatatttggaggcaaaccaacaatgaactgatctacttacaagtattgtgtgtgtatccaaatcCTGATATGTGTCATAGACCTccgctgttgtccaaaaactattaaaaacacgtcaatgagccacagcgctgcactgggtcacatgttccttcatccctgAAGACAGTGGTTACTGTAATTGGTTCAGAAACGAGGGGGTTGGAGccaacacagaaacaaacaaaagaaaagtttacTCCCTGTAAAGTCCTTGCTGGTTAaacaaagtaaaagaaaataaaagctgtCTGACTACACTAATCTTACAACCATCTCTCTGCTCAGTGTATTAAACAGGACAGAGACTAAGTGTAGTCCTGCTCAGCGCTAGAGCTGCTAAACAGATGAACTATAACAGCAAAATAGAGTTAACATGGAACAAAGAGGCACAGAGGCGAGCTGCCCCCGGGTTTGCACTCTTATCAGTTCATATGAGCATCCATGTGAACTCTGGGTTGGTGGACTGAGTCCTCCAGCAACCCTGAACCCCAAGATTAAAAGGGGCATATTCcacttttttgtgattttctgttatttatacactgttatcatgtcagatgttaaacatggtccaaaacttgaggtgaacgtatgtagaaaagctccctgcaagtcaaaagtcagggcttcaacctctACTTCCCCGTCGAACTGACATCAGATCGTTTGTACATCCTGACAAAGGTTCGTCTGCTCTGTAGTCTTGGTTGCTAAGGtcgttgctaaggtgtttccatgtgttgttcacattgtccactctcatatttccgATCTGATTTTTGGCTCGAACATGTTTGAATGTAAAGAACAAGGAAAAGTAGAGAAATCCTACTATTATAGCTTGTTGTGTGGTTTATTGACGTAGCCTCCCGCTTCTAAGagccggccaatcagaacagagtgggctcatcgggaggcgggccttaaagagacaggagatgTTTCAGTACGTCTAAGTTAAGCTGGCTAAATTCTAAAACGACATGCGTCCACAGCACGAGTTTCAGCTCGTTTCTGCAAAAACCTCCGCCCACATTAAAACGCCAAAAAAGGAAGTTCTCCtcctactgagcatgtgcggagGACAGACAGACGAGCAAGTCAACCGTAGAAAACCAGTGAAGAAGGTTTACTATTTCTGTTTTGACAGTTTCAGCAGTTTAACTCTAAACAAACTGTCAAAGTAAGACAATAAAGAGGACAACACTCGCATGAAACTGTCCGCCATTGTTCTTACTGTCatgttccttcttcttcttcttccaatgAAATGTTGCGCAACTGCTACCATCTGTTTTGTCACCGATATGACAGCTTCGTTTTCCTCATGCACACTACAACGCCAAGCaggtgttttcacatttacacactcaggAGGCTGTTTTGGAAAAGCTCTGGAGATGCTTTAATCTGAATGGACGccaaaatagagagaaaaaatgtgtttatgaattTAGCTGGCTTAGTGTGGATACGTTcttagacagaggctgaactgaggggctacatAGAGAGCCAGCACAAGATAAACAAGGACTTATTTGAActgcaaatcatgcaaagatattccagtagagccccagaatataaatatagacttggaaatgtgcagaatatgtctcctttaatgcATAACACAATACATATAGTGCTAACAACAGAGGGCCGTAACACTTATATACAACTATGACTAGTTTGAATGCTGCTGCTTCTACTAAAgctgtatttattttcacatgtgCAGACTATGTTTCCTCTCGTCATGGGCTGTGAGGTCCCGAAGGAAAAGATGGACGCTGCCGTCGAGGATCTGAATCAGTCGCTCAACCTGCTGGAGGAGAAATTCCTCCAGAACAAACCGTTCATCGTCGGCGACAAAATCTCTCTGGCTGATCTGGTGGCTATAGTTGAGATCATGCAGGTAATAAAACAACTACTTCTGCTACTacaaccatttttttttctgctgtgactGGTGATACACCGAGCTTGATCCTGATCTCACAGGAAATAGCATCGATCCATGTGGGAGTAAACACcagtttttatctgtgtgtgcaaACGTGCATATTTGTGAACCTCGTGGAGTAAAGTAAGAAAGTCTagttttaatgttatcaaattaATATAACTGAATCTCACCAAAATAAATTAACCCAATGTTAACTGAGATGATTACATTACCCCCCAATATATCAAccaatatttgatattttaaaaaactgtattaTGAAAAAATAGAGTCATGTGAGATTATagcaagcagcaacctccagggctgtaaaatgaagccaatgcggaagtgcccaaaactgcagttccttgaatgaccacttgaggctccaaaaacgagtcaatccccatagacctccatgttaaaatgtccaactttacagcagaaataaacatgtttacagtctggtacaaaaaacggttttggtctctgtagctaatttcctctttcatgacaactgtacggggggtgaattttttcataactcacccgtttaaattttattaagccgtaaagttatgcataatgaaggacatggctgctttgagtgacaggtccgccagccgctaggtggcttgtttcagccattcggcccgcctctttgcccatttctgattggctgggagttaggcagagtcacgcactgccaagatggcgacggccggagcggctcactttgagcttcaaaaccgctcttcagacaccgacgggtgacgtcacggtaactacgtccatatttttatacagtctatggattATAGCTGTGAGAAATTTGAGTTTGGTTTACTGTAAAGACCTTATCTCCCATGATCCTCTGCCACCTCTCGCCCGTTGCTATGGGCACGTCGGCTCCGGCTGTCAAGGACGCGGAGATGTTAACGTCACGATGTCAACAAGGAAGTGCCATTGTGTGAGGTTCCCGCTAATATCTGAGCTATGtttttagcctgttagcatttCTAAGCAAACACTGTGTAAgtgatttatgtatttattgaatggggacagtgtacagtttgaaacattaaagatgcactgcaccagagttagcttgaagctaatttgcatctgtagtcccccgacaaaaaaacatacaacagcacaacaacaaacagtaaaaagctcaatggtcacacagctgatagggaaaaagaaataaaaaataataaaataaagaaacaactCTCTGCTTTCTCTGACAATTTGCGACAGATTTCCTTTGTCTTTGTCCTTGCTTGGGTAACACCAAAGtgtaaacacaaagacatgagtgagaaaaatgaattaagtgagtgaatgagtgaaaaataagtagacaaattgaaattgataaattaatatattttaaaaaacatcaacacacacagccTCATTTTTAGACTTACATGTGCAGTTTACACGTTTACATTACAAATATGCAGCTTTATAATACTTTTTATTGTGATAATAACACTATTAAGAGGTCAATCTCTCCCTGTAAGTATCCGTTTTGAGTTACA
Protein-coding regions in this window:
- the LOC137169541 gene encoding glutathione S-transferase theta-3-like, translated to MELYLDLYSQPCRAVFLFAKAVGIPFEFKFVNLSTGQQYGEEFGKLTMMRKVPVMKDGSFVLTESIAILKYMVQKHAASVADHWYPADLQQRARVNEYLSWQHMGLRAQGSKVFLLRTMFPLVMGCEVPKEKMDAAVEDLNQSLNLLEEKFLQNKPFIVGDKISLADLVAIVEIMQPIGTGLNLLEGRPKLIAWEGRVKKELGVKLFDEAHEMIMKASSLAQTVQHTDAMELFKAQFKKIFS